From a single Adhaeribacter swui genomic region:
- a CDS encoding RNA polymerase sigma factor, translated as MTEAELLKGLVKGEAKSQKALYERYAGLMLGICLRYLKNQMDAEEIMLTGFVKVFQHIGQFENKGSFEGWIKRIMVNEALGFLRKKEPMHLAIEKDVLQMATEANAEQDLATEDLLRLLHELPAGYRAVFNLYAIEGYSHKEIGEMLDISEGTSKSQLSKARSMLQRRLQNQESITL; from the coding sequence GTGACCGAAGCGGAACTCTTAAAAGGTTTAGTAAAAGGAGAAGCAAAATCGCAGAAGGCTTTGTATGAGCGGTACGCGGGGCTGATGCTGGGTATTTGCCTGCGTTACTTAAAAAATCAAATGGACGCCGAAGAAATAATGTTAACCGGGTTTGTAAAAGTGTTTCAGCATATAGGTCAGTTTGAGAATAAAGGCAGTTTTGAAGGATGGATTAAAAGAATTATGGTGAACGAAGCGCTCGGTTTTTTACGAAAAAAAGAACCCATGCACTTAGCCATTGAGAAAGATGTATTGCAAATGGCAACCGAAGCAAACGCCGAACAAGATTTAGCCACCGAAGATTTGTTGCGCTTACTGCACGAGTTGCCGGCGGGTTATCGGGCTGTTTTTAACCTGTACGCCATAGAAGGCTACTCGCACAAAGAGATAGGGGAAATGCTGGATATTTCGGAAGGAACCTCTAAGTCGCAGTTGAGTAAAGCGCGCAGCATGTTGCAACGGCGCTTGCAAAACCAGGAATCTATTACGCTTTAA
- a CDS encoding CoA-binding protein, with protein MKKTVVLGASDNPSRFAYRAVHKLKQHGYEVVPVGMRKGDVAGIKIETEKIPVANVDTVTLYVGPQNQPSWYDYIISLKPNRIIFNPGTENPELEQKAAENNIKTLHHCTLVMLAVGEY; from the coding sequence ATGAAAAAAACAGTGGTATTAGGAGCCTCCGACAATCCTTCACGATTTGCTTACCGGGCGGTTCATAAACTAAAACAACATGGTTACGAAGTGGTACCCGTCGGAATGCGGAAAGGGGATGTGGCCGGCATTAAAATTGAAACAGAAAAAATTCCCGTTGCCAATGTAGATACGGTTACTTTGTACGTGGGGCCACAAAATCAACCTTCGTGGTACGATTATATTATCAGTTTAAAACCCAACCGTATTATTTTTAACCCGGGAACTGAAAACCCGGAATTAGAACAAAAAGCGGCCGAGAACAATATAAAAACGTTACACCATTGCACGCTGGTAATGCTGGCCGTGGGTGAATACTAA
- a CDS encoding TrmH family RNA methyltransferase, translating to MLSKAVLKYINSLQVKKYRHLHQAFLVEGAKSVKELLQSDFTIEKLFITEEFFRKSTEINFKNFSYELITEEDLTKAGTFASNNAALAIARMKDPGFFKPDRSELTLVLDDIRDPGNLGTIIRLADWYGVRSLVCSDSCADFYNPKVIAATMGSFTRVKLFYVDLVSFLSDLPADIAIYGASLHGENIHRLNLQPSGLLIMGNEAHGIRPEVEKFMHHLIKIPKFGGAESLNVANATGIILDNFFRNQHEV from the coding sequence ATGTTATCAAAAGCCGTTCTAAAATATATCAATTCTTTACAAGTAAAAAAATACCGGCACCTGCACCAGGCTTTTTTGGTAGAAGGAGCCAAAAGCGTGAAAGAATTGCTGCAATCGGATTTTACAATTGAGAAATTATTTATTACCGAAGAATTCTTTCGTAAAAGTACCGAAATAAACTTTAAAAACTTTTCTTACGAATTAATCACGGAAGAAGACTTGACCAAAGCCGGCACCTTTGCCAGTAATAACGCGGCTTTAGCCATTGCCCGGATGAAAGATCCTGGCTTTTTTAAACCCGATAGATCAGAATTAACGCTGGTGTTGGACGATATCCGGGATCCTGGAAATTTAGGTACCATTATACGGTTGGCCGATTGGTATGGGGTGCGCTCCCTAGTTTGTTCGGATAGTTGCGCCGACTTTTATAACCCAAAAGTTATTGCGGCTACAATGGGCTCTTTTACCCGGGTAAAATTATTTTACGTGGATTTAGTATCTTTTTTATCGGATTTACCGGCGGATATTGCTATTTACGGGGCGTCGTTGCACGGTGAAAATATCCATCGGTTAAACTTACAACCGTCCGGATTACTGATTATGGGAAACGAAGCCCATGGTATCCGGCCGGAAGTAGAAAAGTTTATGCATCACTTAATCAAGATTCCAAAATTTGGCGGGGCAGAATCGTTAAACGTAGCAAACGCGACCGGTATAATCCTGGATAATTTTTTTCGCAACCAACATGAAGTTTAG
- the apaG gene encoding Co2+/Mg2+ efflux protein ApaG has product MDTTTTEGVKITVTTNYLPDYSSPTQQHFVFAYKIIIENNSEFTVKLLRRHWYIYDSNAVIREVEGEGVVGQQPVLEPGDSHEYVSGCNLKTGIGKMRGNYTMERLVDGSLFTVNIPEFVLIVPYKLN; this is encoded by the coding sequence ATGGATACCACCACCACTGAAGGCGTAAAAATAACGGTAACCACCAATTACTTACCCGATTATTCCAGTCCCACGCAACAGCATTTTGTTTTTGCTTACAAAATTATTATTGAGAATAACAGTGAGTTTACCGTAAAGTTATTAAGACGGCATTGGTATATTTACGATTCTAATGCGGTAATCCGGGAAGTGGAAGGTGAAGGTGTGGTGGGCCAGCAACCCGTGCTGGAACCCGGCGACTCACACGAATATGTATCGGGTTGCAATTTAAAAACCGGTATTGGTAAAATGCGGGGCAATTACACCATGGAACGTTTAGTAGATGGTAGTTTATTTACCGTAAACATTCCGGAATTTGTACTTATTGTGCCTTACAAATTAAATTAA
- a CDS encoding outer membrane beta-barrel protein, with protein MKRLLLVTALIWVAATGVSMANSRATFSAKPRFLQEDTIQIKMADGASLILQVKNTSQLKNFQNYSLDSLMVLLNKYVQQVENMSKSSSNSSAEISMTFYPAKDLNNTQAPEQVKIRMTSSGNGNKQNWSERTSEVVKVEVNYEDDRDNQPEEKSLRVLINSRDDSTRKAKMERKMNRRHRFFSTIDLGLNTFVNLPETNNSLLDLKPLGSRYVSLNQYIATRIGGVRSPLHVRTGLELAFNNYMLDKNHRIADENDVTVFYNEPNLSLEKSKLTASSINLPVIIELNFKDKNGKESFKIGGGGFIGYRLGSHTKIKYQSEGNTYKDKERGNYNLEDMQYGLNFMIGYKWINLFAKYNMNDLFKENRGPKMNVVSFGFRI; from the coding sequence ATGAAACGCTTACTTCTAGTTACGGCCCTTATTTGGGTTGCTGCTACAGGTGTGTCTATGGCTAACAGCCGGGCTACCTTCTCCGCCAAACCCCGCTTTCTGCAAGAAGATACCATTCAAATAAAAATGGCAGATGGGGCATCTTTAATTTTGCAAGTTAAAAACACCAGTCAGCTTAAAAATTTTCAAAATTATAGCCTCGACTCTTTAATGGTTTTGCTTAACAAGTATGTACAACAAGTAGAAAACATGAGCAAATCCAGTTCTAACAGCTCCGCGGAAATCTCCATGACTTTTTATCCAGCCAAAGATTTAAATAATACCCAGGCTCCGGAGCAAGTTAAAATCCGGATGACGAGTTCGGGTAACGGCAACAAACAAAACTGGTCTGAGCGGACATCAGAAGTAGTAAAGGTTGAGGTTAATTACGAAGATGATCGCGACAATCAGCCCGAAGAAAAAAGCCTACGCGTATTGATTAACTCGCGCGACGACAGCACCCGGAAAGCAAAAATGGAACGAAAAATGAACAGAAGGCACCGTTTTTTTAGTACCATTGACCTGGGCCTGAATACTTTTGTGAACCTGCCCGAAACCAACAACAGCCTCCTGGATTTAAAACCGCTGGGTTCCCGTTACGTAAGTTTAAACCAATACATCGCTACCCGCATAGGTGGGGTTCGGAGCCCGCTACACGTTCGCACTGGTCTGGAATTAGCTTTTAACAACTACATGCTGGACAAAAACCACCGGATTGCCGATGAAAATGATGTTACGGTATTTTACAATGAGCCTAACTTATCGTTGGAAAAAAGCAAACTAACCGCCTCCTCTATTAATTTACCGGTAATAATTGAGCTTAACTTTAAAGATAAAAATGGCAAAGAATCTTTTAAAATTGGCGGCGGCGGATTTATTGGCTACCGCTTAGGTTCTCATACCAAAATTAAGTATCAAAGCGAAGGCAATACCTACAAAGACAAAGAACGCGGCAACTACAACCTGGAAGATATGCAATACGGCCTCAACTTTATGATTGGCTATAAATGGATTAATTTGTTTGCTAAATACAATATGAACGATTTATTTAAAGAAAACCGCGGCCCCAAAATGAATGTAGTGAGCTTTGGCTTCCGGATTTAA
- the cphA gene encoding cyanophycin synthetase, whose product MEIIDLRIMRGPNYWSVKHPKIIVLKVALGEFYQVLTNSLKGFPERLEAMFPEMYEHRAAEGNEGGFFKAVREGTTFGHVIEHIALELQKLGGMDCGYGRIFPSPDAGSNYIIFSYQEERAGEYAARAAVRITEALIKGAKYNLQKDVDKLHEIREDEHIGPSTYSIVAEAVSRNIPFIRLNRNSLIQLGYGVNQKRIQATMTCRTAVFAAELAGDKNATKAMLEEAGVPVPRGTTVYDAAELKQAIAELGYPIVTKPLDGNHGKGATINIKNWKEALKGLNEAQRYSEAVIVEQFIQGFDFRLLVINKKFVAAAKRTPAMVIGDGVSTIQELIDQVNSDPRRGIGHEKELTRIKVDKQTNAILRDKELTVKSVLPPGEVLFLKSTANISTGGTATDVTDIVDPYNVLMAERIAGIIGLDVCGIDVMTTDIAIPLNEARGAVLEVNAAPGFRMHISPTDGLPRNVAEPVIDMLFPRDCPSRIPIIAVTGTNGKTTTTRLTAHIIKSAGYQVGFTTTDGIYIQDRMLEKGDTTGARSTEFVLKDPTVNFAVLECARGGMLRSGLGFQHCDVGIVTNVAADHLGLRDINTLEDMARVKGVIPKTVFPEGYAVLNADDDLVYAMGKEVSCRLAYFSMDENNPRIIKHISKGGLAAVLENGYITIYKNSYKTRVDRVVDIPLTFNGRARFNIENVLAATLAAYVSHVPVYDIKNALRTFIPSPAKTPGRMNLFRFSNFEVLIDYAHNPAGLKAIGDFLNGTPASHKVGIIAGVGDRRDEDTVELGKLAGELFDEIIIRQDKDLRGADPEKIICLLTQGINQSGAKEIKVIPEELRAITYALENASRDSLICIFSEDITDAIKLVENFRITQDCRILVD is encoded by the coding sequence ATGGAAATCATCGACTTAAGGATCATGCGTGGTCCTAATTACTGGTCTGTTAAACATCCTAAAATTATTGTCTTAAAAGTTGCCTTAGGCGAATTTTATCAGGTTTTAACCAATTCATTAAAAGGTTTTCCGGAAAGACTCGAAGCCATGTTTCCGGAAATGTACGAACACCGGGCTGCGGAAGGAAATGAAGGCGGATTTTTTAAAGCGGTTCGGGAAGGCACTACTTTCGGTCATGTAATAGAACATATTGCCCTAGAATTACAAAAACTAGGCGGCATGGATTGTGGCTACGGACGCATTTTCCCCTCGCCGGATGCTGGCAGTAACTATATTATTTTTTCTTACCAGGAAGAAAGAGCCGGCGAATATGCCGCCCGGGCCGCCGTGCGTATCACCGAAGCCTTAATTAAAGGAGCTAAGTATAATTTACAAAAAGATGTAGACAAGCTCCACGAAATCCGGGAAGATGAGCATATCGGGCCCAGTACCTATTCCATTGTGGCCGAAGCCGTCAGCCGGAACATTCCCTTTATTCGCTTAAACCGCAATTCGCTAATTCAACTAGGCTACGGGGTTAATCAGAAACGCATACAGGCTACCATGACCTGCCGCACCGCCGTTTTTGCCGCCGAGTTGGCCGGAGATAAAAATGCTACCAAAGCTATGTTGGAAGAAGCCGGCGTGCCCGTGCCCCGCGGCACTACCGTGTACGATGCCGCCGAATTAAAACAAGCTATTGCCGAATTAGGATACCCGATTGTAACCAAACCCCTCGATGGCAATCATGGAAAAGGAGCCACTATTAACATTAAAAACTGGAAAGAAGCCCTGAAAGGTTTAAATGAAGCCCAAAGGTACTCCGAAGCCGTAATCGTGGAGCAGTTTATTCAAGGCTTTGATTTTCGGCTACTGGTAATCAACAAAAAGTTTGTGGCCGCGGCTAAACGTACTCCGGCCATGGTAATAGGCGATGGGGTTTCTACTATCCAGGAGTTAATAGATCAGGTAAATTCGGATCCTAGACGAGGTATTGGGCACGAAAAAGAGCTAACCCGGATTAAAGTAGATAAACAAACCAATGCTATTTTGCGCGACAAAGAATTAACGGTGAAATCTGTTTTACCCCCCGGGGAGGTTTTATTTTTAAAAAGTACGGCCAATATAAGCACCGGTGGCACGGCCACCGATGTTACCGATATTGTTGATCCGTATAACGTATTAATGGCCGAGCGGATTGCCGGAATTATTGGATTAGATGTATGCGGCATTGATGTAATGACCACCGATATTGCCATTCCTTTAAACGAAGCCCGGGGAGCAGTTCTGGAAGTAAATGCCGCTCCTGGCTTCCGGATGCATATATCACCGACCGATGGATTACCCCGCAACGTAGCCGAACCGGTAATTGACATGTTATTTCCCCGCGACTGCCCTTCGCGCATTCCGATTATTGCGGTAACCGGCACCAATGGTAAAACTACAACCACGCGTTTAACGGCGCATATAATTAAATCGGCGGGCTATCAGGTTGGGTTTACTACTACCGATGGTATTTACATTCAAGATCGTATGCTCGAAAAAGGCGATACTACTGGTGCTCGCAGTACGGAGTTTGTGTTAAAAGACCCTACCGTAAATTTTGCCGTGCTAGAATGCGCCCGGGGCGGAATGCTGCGGTCTGGTTTAGGGTTTCAGCACTGCGATGTGGGTATTGTTACCAACGTGGCCGCCGACCACTTAGGCTTACGCGATATTAATACCCTAGAAGATATGGCCCGGGTAAAAGGGGTAATCCCGAAAACTGTTTTTCCGGAGGGTTACGCCGTTTTAAACGCCGACGATGATTTGGTTTATGCCATGGGCAAAGAAGTAAGCTGCCGGTTAGCTTATTTTAGCATGGACGAAAATAATCCGCGCATTATAAAACATATCAGTAAAGGCGGTTTAGCTGCCGTTCTGGAAAACGGGTACATTACCATTTATAAAAACAGCTATAAAACCCGGGTCGACCGGGTGGTAGATATTCCGCTTACTTTTAATGGGCGGGCACGGTTTAATATCGAAAACGTGTTGGCCGCTACTTTAGCCGCTTACGTGTCGCATGTACCCGTTTATGATATTAAAAATGCCTTGCGCACCTTTATTCCGTCGCCGGCTAAAACTCCGGGAAGAATGAATTTATTCCGTTTTTCAAATTTTGAAGTTCTTATTGATTACGCCCACAATCCAGCCGGATTAAAAGCCATTGGCGATTTCTTGAACGGTACGCCCGCCTCCCACAAAGTAGGCATTATCGCGGGCGTTGGGGACCGTCGGGATGAAGATACCGTAGAACTGGGTAAATTAGCCGGCGAGTTATTCGATGAAATTATTATCCGGCAAGATAAAGATTTGCGGGGCGCCGACCCGGAAAAAATAATTTGTTTACTAACCCAGGGAATAAACCAGAGCGGAGCGAAAGAAATTAAAGTAATTCCGGAAGAGTTGCGCGCCATAACATATGCCCTGGAAAACGCCTCCCGCGATTCTTTAATTTGCATTTTTTCGGAAGATATTACAGATGCCATTAAACTGGTAGAAAATTTCCGGATTACGCAAGACTGCCGTATTCTGGTAGATTAA
- the kdsA gene encoding 3-deoxy-8-phosphooctulonate synthase — MIAIPGLKHTDSNNFFLMAGPCAIEGEEMALEIAEKIKVITDKLQIPWIFKGSYRKANRSRIDSFTGIGDEKALKILKKVNEQFGVPTVTDIHEAAEAAMAAEYVDVLQIPAFLCRQTDLLVAAARTGKVVNVKKGQFLSGEAMKFAVDKIVESGNDKVILTDRGNTFGYSDLVVDFRNIMDMKAHQVPVVMDVTHSLQQPNQASGVTGGKPALIETIAKAAIAVGADGIFIETHPQPSIAKSDGANMLPLDQLEGLLEKLLKIRKAVTA; from the coding sequence ATGATTGCTATTCCCGGATTAAAGCATACCGATTCAAACAATTTCTTTTTAATGGCCGGACCTTGTGCGATAGAAGGAGAAGAAATGGCTTTAGAAATAGCGGAAAAAATTAAAGTCATCACGGATAAACTTCAAATTCCCTGGATTTTTAAAGGTTCTTACCGCAAAGCCAATCGTTCGCGGATTGATTCTTTTACCGGCATTGGCGATGAAAAAGCTTTAAAAATTCTAAAAAAAGTAAATGAGCAGTTTGGCGTGCCAACGGTTACCGACATTCATGAAGCGGCTGAAGCCGCTATGGCGGCAGAGTACGTGGATGTATTGCAAATTCCGGCTTTTTTGTGCCGCCAAACGGATTTGTTAGTAGCGGCTGCACGCACGGGTAAAGTAGTAAATGTAAAAAAAGGCCAGTTTCTTTCGGGCGAAGCCATGAAGTTTGCCGTAGATAAAATTGTAGAATCAGGTAACGATAAGGTAATATTAACCGATCGGGGAAACACCTTTGGGTATTCTGATCTGGTAGTGGATTTCCGGAATATTATGGACATGAAAGCCCACCAGGTTCCGGTGGTGATGGATGTAACGCATTCTTTGCAACAACCAAATCAAGCGTCCGGGGTAACGGGCGGTAAGCCAGCTTTAATTGAAACCATTGCCAAAGCAGCCATTGCGGTAGGGGCCGATGGCATTTTTATCGAAACGCATCCGCAGCCCAGCATTGCTAAATCCGACGGCGCCAACATGTTACCCTTGGATCAACTGGAAGGTTTACTCGAAAAATTATTAAAAATCAGAAAAGCAGTTACTGCTTAA
- a CDS encoding NAD(P)/FAD-dependent oxidoreductase, translating to MKKELELVLPPEVAYDEALLHQAILKKAGVLLEDVSFIHKIKRSVDARGRNVLLRVRADVYFQDPPADILSPTYTYPQVAKAPSVIIVGAGPAGLFAALRCIELGLKPIIIERGKDVRSRRRDLAAINKEHTVNPDSNYCFGEGGAGTYSDGKLYTRSKKRGDVNRVLQILVQHGATPDILFDAHPHIGTNKLPVIIANMREAVSQAGGEILFNTRVTDFILEHQTIKGVITQDGKAIEGESVILATGHSARDIYELLAAKNIYIEAKPFAMGVRVEHQQSLIDSIQYHCDNRGSYLPASSYALVHQVTYQQKQRGIFSFCMCPGGFIVPSATAPGEVVVNGMSPSRRDSKYANSGIVVAIETEDMDLETHGALAGLRLQQELEQKACLVAGGTQKAPAQLLKDFTQFKTSNQLLETSYQPGLTSVDLNEVLPAGIAYRLREGFKHFGSKLKGYLSNEAQIIGVESRTSSPVRIPRDRETLEHVQITNLYPCGEGAGYAGGIVSAAMDGERCAEKIALKVKNRVIS from the coding sequence ATGAAAAAAGAATTAGAATTGGTACTTCCCCCCGAAGTAGCCTACGACGAAGCATTACTGCACCAGGCAATTTTAAAAAAAGCGGGTGTTCTCCTGGAAGATGTTTCCTTTATTCATAAAATAAAACGATCGGTAGATGCCCGCGGCCGGAATGTGTTGTTGCGGGTACGGGCAGATGTTTATTTTCAAGATCCGCCGGCTGATATTCTTTCTCCTACTTATACCTATCCGCAGGTAGCCAAAGCGCCTTCAGTTATTATTGTGGGGGCTGGCCCGGCTGGTTTGTTTGCGGCCTTGCGGTGCATTGAATTAGGTTTAAAACCTATTATTATAGAACGTGGAAAAGACGTGCGAAGCCGCCGCCGCGATTTGGCTGCTATTAACAAAGAACATACGGTAAATCCAGATTCTAATTACTGCTTTGGGGAAGGCGGCGCCGGAACGTACTCTGATGGTAAACTTTATACCCGTTCTAAAAAACGGGGCGATGTAAACCGCGTGCTGCAAATTTTAGTACAACACGGCGCTACCCCCGATATTTTGTTCGATGCCCATCCGCATATTGGAACCAACAAATTACCCGTAATTATAGCCAACATGCGGGAAGCGGTTTCACAAGCCGGAGGCGAAATTTTATTTAACACCCGGGTTACAGATTTTATTCTGGAGCATCAAACTATTAAGGGAGTAATAACGCAGGATGGTAAAGCAATTGAAGGCGAAAGCGTTATTTTAGCTACCGGTCACTCGGCCCGGGATATCTATGAATTATTAGCCGCCAAAAACATTTACATCGAGGCTAAACCCTTTGCCATGGGCGTTCGGGTAGAGCACCAGCAGTCTTTAATTGATTCTATTCAGTACCATTGCGATAACCGGGGGTCTTACTTGCCGGCTTCTTCGTACGCTTTGGTTCACCAGGTTACGTACCAGCAAAAGCAACGGGGCATTTTTTCTTTTTGCATGTGCCCGGGTGGTTTTATTGTGCCGTCGGCAACCGCTCCCGGCGAAGTAGTGGTAAACGGCATGTCGCCTAGTCGGCGTGATTCTAAGTATGCCAATTCCGGCATAGTGGTAGCCATTGAAACGGAGGACATGGATTTAGAAACCCACGGAGCCTTGGCGGGTTTGCGCCTGCAACAGGAACTGGAACAAAAAGCTTGTTTGGTAGCGGGTGGCACCCAAAAAGCCCCGGCTCAACTTTTAAAAGATTTTACGCAATTTAAAACATCAAATCAGCTTTTAGAAACTTCGTACCAGCCCGGTTTAACTTCCGTAGACCTGAACGAGGTTTTACCGGCGGGCATTGCTTACCGGTTGCGTGAAGGTTTTAAACATTTTGGCAGCAAATTGAAAGGGTATTTAAGCAACGAGGCTCAAATAATTGGAGTAGAAAGCCGTACCTCGTCTCCCGTACGCATTCCGCGTGACCGCGAAACCTTGGAACACGTACAAATTACTAATCTGTATCCTTGCGGTGAGGGTGCCGGATACGCGGGCGGTATTGTGTCGGCGGCCATGGATGGGGAACGTTGCGCCGAAAAAATAGCTTTAAAAGTTAAAAATCGGGTAATTTCTTAA
- a CDS encoding cyanophycinase, whose protein sequence is MTKNKKKFEQTSECPSPKGILIAIGGKENKGQEPAENSELGNNENFITLGILNCFKTELKRENPLIGIIPTASSVPEESANDYLKAFKKLDLTNVQVIDIRCREDASKEEFLKLAEQVDGIMFTGGDQLRLTAIFGGTEFLNILKFRYTYDNIVIAGTSAGAMAMSTPMIYEGPTNGGGFLKGEVRITTGLEFLKDIAIDTHFIARGRIVRMTQAIATNPGCIGIGLEEDTGIIVREGRNLEVIGSGLIVIVDGHQSTETNVHLVDTGAPVTIRNLIVHMLGQGDQYQINVSDSFHK, encoded by the coding sequence ATGACAAAAAATAAAAAGAAATTTGAACAAACTTCGGAGTGCCCTTCACCCAAAGGAATTTTAATTGCCATTGGCGGAAAGGAGAACAAAGGTCAGGAACCAGCGGAAAATTCAGAACTTGGGAACAATGAAAATTTTATTACCCTAGGTATTTTAAATTGTTTTAAAACGGAGCTTAAAAGAGAAAATCCATTAATCGGGATTATACCAACCGCCAGTTCGGTTCCGGAAGAATCGGCCAACGATTACCTGAAGGCTTTTAAAAAACTGGATCTTACCAACGTGCAGGTGATCGATATTCGGTGCCGGGAAGATGCTAGTAAAGAAGAATTTTTAAAATTAGCGGAACAGGTAGACGGAATTATGTTTACCGGCGGCGACCAACTCCGGTTAACCGCCATTTTTGGCGGCACCGAATTTTTAAATATTTTAAAATTCCGGTATACCTACGATAACATTGTAATAGCAGGTACCAGCGCCGGCGCCATGGCCATGTCAACTCCCATGATTTACGAAGGCCCAACCAACGGCGGCGGTTTCTTAAAAGGCGAAGTGCGGATAACAACTGGGTTAGAATTTTTAAAAGACATTGCCATAGATACGCATTTTATTGCCCGGGGCCGCATCGTTCGCATGACCCAGGCCATTGCCACCAATCCCGGTTGCATTGGCATTGGGCTGGAAGAAGATACCGGCATTATTGTGCGGGAAGGCCGGAATTTAGAAGTTATTGGCAGTGGTTTAATCGTGATCGTAGATGGTCACCAATCCACAGAAACTAACGTACACTTAGTAGATACCGGTGCCCCCGTAACCATACGTAATTTAATAGTGCATATGCTCGGTCAAGGCGACCAGTACCAGATAAATGTGTCGGATAGCTTTCACAAGTAA
- a CDS encoding O-methyltransferase, which translates to MIFALRQVFLYLQHSLKSTRLHGIHSPFVFSLHNQVIRHKGNFYSFSEIEDLRKQLKVCRDIIQVQDFGAGSRVTNKLTKTIRHIVLNAATPPDLAQLLFRLVNFQNAAVILELGTSLGLTTAYLASANTKATVYSLEGCPTTAQQASENLKNLKINNVNVITGNFEDTLPALLPNLPCVDFVLFDGNHRLAPTLRYFDWCRAKATEASVFVFDDINWSPEMQQAWRQICAHPAVTISVDLFHLGLVFFRKNQPKQHFNIRF; encoded by the coding sequence TTGATTTTTGCGCTCCGGCAGGTTTTTCTTTACTTGCAACATTCTTTAAAATCCACGCGATTACACGGCATCCACTCGCCTTTTGTTTTTAGTTTACACAATCAAGTAATCCGCCATAAGGGTAATTTTTACAGTTTTTCCGAGATAGAAGATCTTCGGAAACAACTGAAGGTCTGCCGCGACATTATACAGGTTCAGGATTTTGGCGCAGGTTCGCGGGTCACTAATAAATTAACCAAAACCATCCGGCATATTGTCTTAAATGCCGCTACTCCCCCGGACTTAGCCCAGTTATTGTTCCGATTAGTGAATTTTCAAAATGCAGCCGTTATTTTGGAGCTTGGCACTTCGCTGGGTCTTACTACCGCTTACCTGGCCTCCGCCAATACTAAGGCTACCGTTTATTCTCTAGAAGGCTGCCCCACAACAGCCCAGCAGGCATCTGAAAATTTAAAAAATTTAAAAATAAACAACGTAAATGTAATTACGGGTAATTTCGAAGATACCTTACCTGCTCTTTTGCCTAACCTGCCGTGTGTTGATTTTGTATTGTTCGATGGCAACCATCGGTTAGCGCCTACGCTCCGGTATTTTGATTGGTGCCGGGCTAAAGCCACCGAAGCCAGCGTCTTTGTTTTCGACGATATTAACTGGTCGCCGGAAATGCAGCAGGCCTGGCGCCAGATCTGCGCCCATCCTGCGGTAACTATCTCGGTTGATTTATTTCATTTAGGCTTGGTGTTTTTTCGGAAAAACCAGCCTAAACAACATTTTAACATCCGGTTTTAA